The genome window GAAAATGTTCAGAGTAGGTGTTTAAATGTGTATTAGATTAATAGATTTTTATACCGGTAGTAAGAGTGATTAGGTCAGACATGAATACCTTTATCATTGGTTTGCTGAGAGCAGTAAACGTGTATTGAGTGTAAAATTTATCTATGTAAGCTGTTTATAAATTAGCATTTTGTCACACTGTACATTATCCCAGCATAGTGAAATCATAGaggaattaataataaatattttccttttatggTAAATGGAAAATTCCGTAACTCTAGCCGACTGAAGCTGTTTATAGAATTCCCTTGTGCATGACATGGAAATTTCTGAATTTGAGTATAGTATCAtcataataacaaatatttgtaAGCATCAGTTGCGCTTATGCATGTTCTATGTTTCAGTCGTACCTGAGGGTGGTGCAACAGCTTCATACGGTGAGCCAAGTGGTTGTTGGAGCTGCTATTGGGtccatttcctctattttatgGTACTGGCTATGGAACGGTTATATGATGGATGCATTTGTATCTTCTCTGTGGGTTAGAATCATTGTTGTTTTGGGGTCTGCGGGACTTTGCAtaggttttgttttatttgtgaTTCGTCATTGGCTTCAAGACGACTAGAACTTCAAGACGTGTACAACATTGCAATAATGGCACATCTCATTTTGTTTCTTTCAAGGTTGAAGTCTTTATGTTGCCTAGTAATCAAATGAAAATTGTTTAGGACAATGCTGCCTGAAGTAATGATAATTTGAATCCGACATCAAATTAGATGCTTCTTTATGAAGTTCAGTACCACAACATGCTCTGGAGTCTGAAGGAATTATAAATGACGGTGAAATGAAAAGGTCATGCGGTTTTGTCATTCAAATCACCCCTATAAAAGTCTTCTCTATTAATCAGCATCATCATTTGTTAAGACTGTCGTAAAACTTGTTTGTGGTATATggcagcaattttttttactatttaaagtAGTGTTGatacttaatataaatataatttagcaCAACCTTgcatggattttgttttggaaCTAGATCCTACTAAGGTATAGGGAGGCTTCACCACCACTAATGTGGTACCCAAGCGATCCCATTACAGGGGAGAAAAGAGAACGTGATATGGATGCTCTATAGTGTTGAGTCCCTTACTCAGAATTTGCAAACAAATGCCTCAGCTCAGTGAATCAGGCTCACAGGATAAGGATTTTTTTATCGTCAAAGTTAATATAACGTTCTACAAACACATAATCCtattaaaaatagatttttatgtaatttattttttaaaagtaactagttaattaagtaaaaaagatcTATAATAACAACTCCTTTAGATGAAATGTGTGATTGGGCTACATTAAGTTGGTGAGCTAGAGTATTTGCTGGATCAAGCCTTCTGATGGTCAGTTCAAATTGAACTGTGATGGATCCGTTAATAGCAATTAAAAAAGGGCTGCAGCTGGTGGAGTGTTTCGAAACTCAGATGGTCATGTTCTGTTTTCTTTTGCAGCTGATGTAGGTTACTGCcaagttgttgttgctgagcCGTGGGCAATTATGCTTGGTGTTAAGATAGCTTTGAGTAGATTCTTGAATCAGTTTATGGTGGAATCGGATTCTCAAGTGGCATTGTTTCGTGGCAGCATACCCTTATAGAAGGGAATCAAGTAGCAGATGACCTTGCTAACTATGCTTATCTCTAGATGGACAGTTAATGATCTTTGAGGTTGTTCCTCAATTTATTTCTAGCGCTATCTTAATGAGTGTTTGGTTTGATGTTAgagaattgattttatgttggagaagaatttaaaattgattatggaTCTAATATTGATTCGGAATAGAAACAACTTTGACTAATTTTTGCATtggattcaaaattttatatcaaatcttatttttaacttGTTCAAATATAAATCACgtcactttaaaattaatttgaaccaaaatcaattttataaaattaacttcatttaaaattaattttactaacattcatttgttaaaattaattttaacgaATGCCTCAGCTTAGTTGATGTATGTTCCATTGTGTTTCCGTGCGATTTTTAATTGATCTCTTGGGGACTGTGCCCcttccattaaaaaaatggCTATTGTTATGTTTGACTTCAATATTGTTCGGTCTAATTCTTTCTGGCACATAACATTCAAATTTGCGATTAGGCTATattacaatttcattttatcaaacataaattgaggaagaagaaaaaaatctaaacataaatcatgttagtataaacttgagtttataacatattttgattcaaacttacatttgcgctttgttttgcattcttTTTCTACAGATATCAAGTACTAAACACAAATAACATTCTTTCCAAAGTTAAAAACTAAAGTGAGGTTGAGTAACCTACAAGTAGACGCCATGGAAAAACTTACCAGCTGCTTTGCTctgtataaacaaaaaaaaaagagagaagctgAAACAATGAAAACATATGTCAACGTAGTTATAAGAAAACATTATGATTCATCTCCAAGGTCTTCCGTTGGTTCCGGTGGGCCCTCCTCCATCGCCTTCCAAACACTCGGTAGAGAAACTCGTATATGAAAGATGTCTGTCTTCCCAACACAAACAAGCTTTTCAGTTAAAAATACTGTGACGCGCGTTTCAATGTAAATTTAACAGATAAAATCCTGAAActgcaaaccaaacatgttcTCAGTTGTCAATGTATCTGCCTCCGTTTCCACCTCCGGAGCCAGAAAATCCTCTGGCTCTGGCCCTTTGCCATCGCCGCATGTTCGCGACCCTTGCGAAGATCTTCCGAATCAGGTACAGCTTGCGGGACTGGCGAGCAATGAGATTGGCCGTAGAGGAACTCTGCCCAAGAATGATTCCGTAACCGTCTTGGAAAGACTCCATGCCCTCCGTTAGAAGCTGCCAGAACAGTGCTCCACTCGCTGCACCTCCTCTCTTTGCAGAAGCGTATATTTTGTAATACACTGCATTGAACACCTGATCCCTCTCGTACGAACTCGAACCCTTAAATGATTTCCCAAATTCTGCCACCAGTATTGGTTTCTTTATATGGTATTGCGCGTCTATGAAGTGGGCACTCAACCAGTTGTTCAAGAATGAAAGCTGGTATTGAATATTTGAGCTCGATACCCTGTTTATTACGCaatcaaattgaaattataCGTTAATTAACACATGAATTTGAGAATGTTGTTAactgaattaatttattttagtgagTTATCATTGGTCAGAAAGATATAATAAGGAGGACTAGATGGTTAAGAGAGAATAAAAGATGAGAAATGTTGGCTAGCTAGTTCTCATTTGCTaacaaattaatgttttaacaaactaacattttttGTCCAAAAAACAAAGTTACCATTGGTCGGGGTAGCAGTGGACTGTTGCAAAATCAATGGCCGGGATTCGGTTATTTGCGATGAAGTCTGTTCCTATGTTGAAACCGGGAttcattgtttttctttgtgGTGTTGATTGTCCGTAAAACCCTTCTAGTCCAGCTTCCAATAAGTGGTTCCTGTCTATGGACTTCAAAAACGAAGCCATTTCCGTGATCCACGCCTATAACGaaacaaaaaggtaaaaaaagttaACGAGTCAACTCGTGATTGAGAATGGAACCAGAAAATTAACCCGTGATTTGTCCTAATCATGACAAGGACACTCACTCTAGGTTAATTTGTCCTAATCATTTTCCAGAaagtttcatttcatttaaatgGAGTATTGAATAATGTATTTTTAGTGCATTtcacggaaaaaaaaaaaagaaggtattTTTAGTGCAAGATTTTAATGGAGCACTATGCTTGAGGGGGAAAAGCTAGAGGTTAgagtcaaaagaaaaaagagaaaagaaaaagaaaaagggcaaCAAACAAGTGAAGATATTTGACCTGAATAGTCCTTCCTGAAGGATCCGATGTGCATCTAGGTTCATTCATAAGCTCCCAGGCCATGATTGTTGGGTCATCTTTGTAATGCATACCAGTAAATCTGTTGTATCTGTTGAGAACAGTCTGTGGAAGATGCACATATTATCAGAACTTGAAATTATGTTTCCCAAGAGCCAAAAATGCAATCTTCCTGTTCTCATCTTACTAACGTAGCacttttattattcaattatgaGCAGAACATATGCAAaagtgattataaataaaagattattgACGTGTATTTTGATTAGATGGTCATGGTTGAAGGAACGAAAATTAgaatagacaaaaaaaagtaCAAGAACTTGGCAGGTTAAAGGAAGCAATTTTCACCATTCAAGGCTTTAATCTGCATAAACATGAATTTTACCAAGCAAGAGAACAGCAATTGTACTAACCCTGACATGGTTCATGTAGTAACCCTTAACAACAGGGCTCCTAAAGAAATCATCATCTGAAGTAAGGTACTGGCCGTGACTTCTAGCCCAGTTCACATACTGCTTCTTGCCTCCAAAATTTTCGTAGTTGTTCACCAAGCTCAGTATGAGCTTAATCCCGTACTTTCTGGCCTCTGATACAACGAAATCTAACCCCTTCATTCCAACAACACACAGAcaacattcaaaataaaaaatacaaacataaCACGTCCAACAAGAAAATGACATgttaaaaggtaaaaaaaaataaaaaatcaaactagGTCTTACCGTGAACATTTGTTCATTATAGAAGCCAGGGGAATATTGTAGTGGTCTATAGCCACCATCGCTGAAGGCCCAAGTTCTAGCAACAGTAAGGCCATGACTTGCTGCTTCTCTAAAGGCATTTGAAACCTTGAATCTCTGAGATGGGTCAGAAGCTGTGTACATTAACCAGTAGGCATTGAAGCCATTTGCATAGTAAGGGTATCCATTCAGCGTGAAGTGGATGCCTCTAGTTCTGACAAAATCATCCCTTGCTTCCACACTGACATGGAAACACTCCTGAGGGACCAAAATGGCCAAAAGAAACACCAAGGCAAAATGCTTCATCTGTTGTTCTGTCTCTTACACACACTGGACTATGGAGTATATTATGGAGTGTTCTCTTGTTGTTTATATGCTTAGTGATATAGAGATGATGAGGGGAAAAACAGCACTTTGGCAGTTGCTAGAACCTGAAAAGTGAAAAAGGGAGTTTGTCCTCTTACATTAGAAATGCAATTATTtcatttcagaaaaaaaaatcataagaaaagtgcaattataatttttatgtaattttttataaaatattactaaatttCTGTGATTCCAAAATTAGTAACAAGAAGAAATGTTTATCACtaaatttattcattaattCATAGATGTTTTGCGGTGAAAAAGTAATTGTTCCTGT of Glycine soja cultivar W05 chromosome 1, ASM419377v2, whole genome shotgun sequence contains these proteins:
- the LOC114420337 gene encoding mannan endo-1,4-beta-mannosidase 7-like, giving the protein MKHFALVFLLAILVPQECFHVSVEARDDFVRTRGIHFTLNGYPYYANGFNAYWLMYTASDPSQRFKVSNAFREAASHGLTVARTWAFSDGGYRPLQYSPGFYNEQMFTGLDFVVSEARKYGIKLILSLVNNYENFGGKKQYVNWARSHGQYLTSDDDFFRSPVVKGYYMNHVRTVLNRYNRFTGMHYKDDPTIMAWELMNEPRCTSDPSGRTIQAWITEMASFLKSIDRNHLLEAGLEGFYGQSTPQRKTMNPGFNIGTDFIANNRIPAIDFATVHCYPDQWVSSSNIQYQLSFLNNWLSAHFIDAQYHIKKPILVAEFGKSFKGSSSYERDQVFNAVYYKIYASAKRGGAASGALFWQLLTEGMESFQDGYGIILGQSSSTANLIARQSRKLYLIRKIFARVANMRRWQRARARGFSGSGGGNGGRYIDN